One window of the Brevibacterium limosum genome contains the following:
- a CDS encoding sugar ABC transporter permease has protein sequence MTRNSFITDERISHEGFLATFIRRVREGQLGSLPVILALVVIVIVFQSANSKFISPANLVNLSTTVAYIAILALGINLILLLGEIDLSLAQLGGLAASLLGVLVVRQGVPPVMALIIMLLLGLVVGAIQGWFFAVVGIPAFVVTLAGLLAYTGLTLTTLGTQKNLSMADTFAFEFSSFYFPAVWAYAFGAIAVVGFGAGIVYSKTRRHNEGLDAPSWTSVIVRIAVLTIIVFGFLILVNQDFGLAMPFFLMLVIAIVIDLVLRKTRYGRSIYAVGGKVEAARRAGIRVTWVRISVFMAAGVLAALFGFIKTGVTTNAGSTLVGTQDLLDAIAAAVIGGTSLFGGRGSAWAAVLGALVVGAIKNGLSLIGFNSDAQQIITAVVLLAAVVIDALSRRGQRYVGRG, from the coding sequence ATGACCCGGAATTCCTTCATCACGGACGAGAGAATCTCTCATGAGGGTTTCTTGGCCACCTTCATCCGTCGTGTGCGAGAGGGCCAGCTCGGCTCGTTGCCGGTGATCCTCGCGCTCGTCGTCATCGTCATCGTGTTCCAATCGGCAAACAGCAAATTCATCTCACCGGCAAACCTCGTCAATCTATCGACAACGGTTGCCTACATCGCGATCCTCGCTCTGGGCATCAACCTCATCCTGCTCCTCGGCGAGATCGATCTGTCCTTGGCGCAGTTGGGCGGATTGGCGGCCTCGCTTCTCGGTGTGCTCGTGGTCAGACAGGGCGTGCCGCCGGTGATGGCTTTGATCATCATGCTGCTGCTCGGTCTTGTCGTCGGCGCAATCCAGGGCTGGTTCTTCGCCGTAGTTGGAATACCGGCGTTCGTCGTGACCTTGGCCGGGTTGCTTGCCTACACCGGCCTGACGCTGACAACGTTGGGCACGCAGAAGAACCTGTCGATGGCGGATACTTTCGCCTTCGAATTCTCGAGCTTCTACTTCCCGGCTGTCTGGGCGTATGCGTTCGGCGCGATCGCGGTCGTCGGCTTCGGTGCGGGCATCGTCTATTCGAAGACGCGACGACATAACGAAGGACTCGACGCGCCCAGCTGGACCTCGGTGATCGTGCGGATCGCAGTGCTGACGATCATCGTGTTCGGGTTCCTCATCCTCGTCAATCAGGACTTCGGCCTGGCGATGCCGTTCTTCCTCATGCTCGTCATCGCGATCGTCATTGACCTCGTTCTGCGCAAGACCCGCTACGGTCGTTCGATCTACGCCGTCGGCGGCAAGGTCGAGGCAGCCCGGCGCGCCGGCATCCGCGTGACGTGGGTGCGGATCAGCGTGTTCATGGCCGCCGGAGTGCTCGCCGCACTCTTCGGATTCATCAAGACAGGGGTGACGACGAACGCGGGATCGACCTTGGTGGGCACCCAGGATCTCCTCGATGCGATCGCGGCGGCCGTCATCGGCGGCACCTCGCTCTTCGGCGGTCGAGGTTCTGCCTGGGCCGCTGTTCTCGGTGCCCTGGTCGTCGGCGCGATCAAGAACGGGCTGTCCCTCATCGGCTTCAACTCCGATGCGCAGCAGATCATCACCGCGGTCGTTCTGCTCGCCGCCGTCGTCATCGACGCGCTCAGCCGTCGCGGCCAGAGGTACGTCGGGCGGGGGTAG
- a CDS encoding SRPBCC family protein encodes MLVATPKPTHPPDTKPSSDFTFNYEVTQSPQAVFDAVTNVRGWWSQRIDGATDRLGEFVYTVPQIHTTRAEVTELVPSERVVWRILDNQFGTSPDDVDEWAGTSVRFEIEPTDSGTRLSFTHEGLTPALACYDGCARGWTRHAHDSLHQLITTGVGNPITPVVEAELISER; translated from the coding sequence ATGTTGGTCGCCACTCCCAAACCCACTCATCCTCCCGACACCAAGCCATCATCGGACTTCACCTTCAACTATGAGGTGACGCAATCACCACAAGCCGTCTTCGATGCGGTAACGAATGTGCGCGGCTGGTGGTCGCAGCGCATCGACGGGGCGACCGACCGCCTCGGCGAGTTCGTCTATACGGTTCCGCAGATCCACACGACCCGCGCCGAGGTCACCGAGTTGGTTCCCTCGGAACGGGTCGTGTGGAGAATCCTGGACAATCAGTTCGGAACCTCGCCGGACGACGTCGATGAGTGGGCGGGGACGAGCGTGCGTTTCGAGATCGAACCCACGGACTCTGGTACTCGACTGTCCTTCACCCACGAGGGCCTGACCCCGGCGCTGGCCTGCTATGACGGCTGCGCGCGAGGGTGGACACGCCATGCCCACGACAGCTTGCACCAGCTCATCACCACAGGAGTGGGCAACCCGATCACTCCAGTCGTCGAAGCCGAACTGATCTCCGAGCGCTGA
- a CDS encoding winged helix-turn-helix transcriptional regulator, which produces MATNILTKRLDGFVEAGVMTRQPSPSGVEYLLTDKGHDLKGVLIAFTDWGDRWEAPNGRPIIYRHNDCAGEVHSSTRCDSCGQQPDIVTVSKGPGMPDEKWAHRRK; this is translated from the coding sequence GTGGCGACCAACATCCTCACCAAACGGCTCGATGGCTTCGTCGAGGCCGGAGTCATGACTCGGCAACCAAGTCCTTCCGGAGTCGAGTATCTGCTCACCGATAAAGGGCATGACCTGAAAGGCGTACTCATCGCGTTCACCGACTGGGGCGATCGCTGGGAGGCGCCGAACGGGAGGCCGATCATCTACCGGCACAATGACTGCGCAGGTGAAGTGCACAGCTCGACACGCTGTGACTCCTGTGGTCAGCAGCCTGACATCGTCACGGTCTCCAAGGGGCCGGGAATGCCCGACGAGAAATGGGCGCACCGGCGGAAGTAA
- a CDS encoding DUF3800 domain-containing protein, with protein sequence MLLAYIDEIGEPGPYVAKDHPKFNTNPVFGYAGFVIPESSARRFGQIFTSEKRRVFASELRDVENPGRWERKGSDIFTPDAWRSYSEQIRVFRGLINRLAELSGQVFYYAEQKEVGTRKQVRLSDVQREGSAMRESVNRLCRHADNCGENLLMLMDQINEKQRAERAATIYAHIFSRAQEFREMNAAIEPPMHIDSALSSNIQFADWIAASVSRAIDYQLERGSKYGWIPQALGSHMHHRITYESKLRLWQSSLGDLNNFDVFKAERPYLDRLSAGSMSPEDLAKLQKIKHASVRRN encoded by the coding sequence ATGTTGCTCGCCTATATCGATGAGATCGGTGAACCCGGCCCTTACGTCGCCAAGGACCACCCAAAATTCAACACCAATCCCGTCTTCGGCTACGCAGGTTTCGTCATTCCCGAAAGCTCGGCTCGGAGATTCGGACAGATCTTCACTTCAGAGAAGCGACGTGTCTTTGCCAGCGAACTTCGGGACGTAGAGAACCCGGGCCGCTGGGAACGCAAGGGATCAGATATCTTCACCCCAGACGCTTGGCGAAGCTACAGTGAACAGATCCGTGTCTTTCGCGGGCTGATCAACAGGCTCGCAGAACTAAGTGGACAAGTCTTCTACTATGCCGAACAGAAGGAAGTCGGCACCAGGAAGCAAGTGCGGCTCTCCGATGTGCAACGCGAAGGTTCAGCTATGCGAGAGTCGGTCAACCGCCTCTGTCGTCACGCTGACAACTGCGGCGAAAACTTGCTGATGCTGATGGACCAGATCAATGAGAAGCAGCGGGCCGAAAGAGCAGCCACGATTTACGCACACATATTCTCACGTGCCCAAGAATTTCGGGAAATGAATGCTGCTATTGAGCCGCCCATGCACATCGACAGTGCACTCAGCTCCAATATTCAGTTTGCCGATTGGATAGCAGCATCCGTCAGTCGTGCCATCGACTACCAACTCGAACGCGGATCAAAGTACGGCTGGATACCTCAGGCCCTCGGCAGTCACATGCATCATCGCATTACATACGAATCTAAGCTTCGCCTCTGGCAGAGTTCGCTGGGCGATCTGAACAACTTCGATGTCTTCAAAGCCGAAAGACCTTATCTGGATCGACTGAGCGCTGGTTCTATGAGCCCAGAAGATCTCGCAAAACTACAAAAGATCAAGCACGCGTCCGTCAGACGAAACTAG
- a CDS encoding hydroxyethylthiazole kinase, whose product MVDFDLRSANARLRASNPLIQCITNTVVQQFSANVLLAVGASPAMLDHEADAGQFAGIASGVLVNFGTASNHQLLAADAAIGVANAAGKPWALDPVSVGAVDFRTSRIRRAAADHPTAIRANASEIAALAGVGLGGRGVDSTDEVDAVLPAAAKLARDTGAIVAVSGPTDAVVSHVDGIDHVARISGGHEFMPLVIGTGCSLGAVTVAYLAAARSGLADPGADASAVDSAEESANGGSASARFEAVVAAHAHFAVAGEIAADGAKGPGSYSVNFLDALHAVDGDRLAQARVSLDTLVASEGTQA is encoded by the coding sequence ATGGTTGACTTCGACCTGCGTTCTGCGAATGCGCGACTGCGCGCAAGCAATCCACTCATCCAATGCATCACGAACACCGTCGTGCAGCAGTTCAGCGCCAATGTGCTCCTGGCCGTCGGCGCGTCCCCGGCGATGCTCGATCACGAGGCCGATGCCGGGCAGTTCGCCGGGATCGCCAGCGGAGTCCTCGTCAACTTCGGAACCGCATCGAACCACCAGCTGCTCGCCGCCGATGCCGCCATCGGCGTCGCGAACGCCGCCGGCAAGCCCTGGGCTCTCGATCCCGTCAGCGTCGGTGCCGTCGACTTCCGCACCTCCCGCATCCGTCGCGCCGCCGCCGATCACCCCACCGCCATCCGCGCCAACGCCTCCGAGATCGCAGCGCTCGCCGGAGTCGGCCTCGGCGGACGCGGAGTCGACTCCACCGATGAAGTCGATGCCGTCCTTCCCGCCGCCGCGAAGCTGGCCCGAGACACAGGCGCGATCGTCGCCGTCTCCGGACCCACCGACGCCGTCGTCTCCCACGTCGACGGCATCGACCATGTCGCCCGCATCTCAGGCGGCCACGAGTTCATGCCGCTGGTCATCGGCACCGGCTGCTCGCTCGGCGCCGTCACCGTCGCCTACCTGGCCGCAGCGCGCAGCGGCCTGGCCGATCCCGGCGCCGACGCCTCAGCCGTGGACTCGGCGGAAGAGTCCGCGAACGGTGGGTCCGCCTCGGCGAGGTTCGAAGCCGTGGTCGCCGCCCACGCCCACTTCGCGGTCGCCGGTGAAATCGCCGCCGACGGAGCGAAGGGTCCGGGCAGCTACTCCGTGAACTTCCTCGACGCGCTCCACGCCGTCGACGGCGACCGGCTCGCACAGGCCAGGGTCAGCCTCGACACGCTCGTCGCCAGCGAAGGCACCCAGGCATGA
- the thiE gene encoding thiamine phosphate synthase: MTAGSAHTADSAHQTDSHDRFARIDTRLYLVTDSAQCEAAGRTVAETVQAAVAGGVGIVQVRDKDIDDGDFYSLTRQVIAAVDAATRDTDRTVPVVLNDRVEVARRLIDEGETVHIHVGQTDATVAEVRATLGEAPLIGLSAANSEEFAAARDTDVVDLVGIGPVYDTSTKANAPDGIGPDRLGELVAEAGIPAVAIGGISADRAPDLQGRGLLGICVVSAICMADDPKTAAEELLAAYTGGIQ; encoded by the coding sequence ATGACCGCCGGATCCGCGCACACCGCTGACAGCGCGCACCAGACCGACTCCCACGACCGCTTCGCCAGAATCGACACGCGCCTCTACCTGGTCACCGACTCCGCCCAGTGCGAGGCGGCCGGCCGCACCGTCGCCGAGACCGTGCAGGCCGCCGTCGCCGGGGGAGTGGGCATCGTCCAGGTCCGCGACAAGGACATCGACGACGGGGACTTCTACTCGCTCACCCGCCAGGTCATCGCCGCCGTCGACGCCGCCACTCGCGACACCGACCGCACGGTCCCCGTCGTCCTCAACGACCGCGTCGAAGTGGCCCGTCGCCTCATCGACGAAGGCGAGACCGTGCACATCCACGTCGGCCAAACTGATGCCACCGTCGCCGAGGTGCGCGCCACGTTGGGCGAGGCACCGCTGATCGGTCTCTCGGCCGCGAACAGCGAAGAATTCGCCGCCGCCCGCGACACCGACGTCGTCGACCTCGTCGGCATCGGCCCGGTCTATGACACCTCCACGAAAGCCAACGCACCGGACGGAATCGGACCGGACCGCCTCGGCGAATTGGTGGCAGAAGCCGGAATCCCCGCTGTTGCTATCGGCGGCATCAGCGCCGACCGAGCCCCTGACCTGCAGGGACGAGGGCTGCTCGGCATCTGTGTGGTCTCGGCGATCTGCATGGCCGACGATCCGAAGACCGCGGCGGAGGAACTGCTCGCCGCATACACCGGAGGCATCCAGTGA
- the thiD gene encoding bifunctional hydroxymethylpyrimidine kinase/phosphomethylpyrimidine kinase, producing the protein MITRPPITLSIAGTDPSGGAGIHADLKTFTARKTMGTTVITALVAQNTHGVSHVYPIDVDFVADQFDSVLDDLPVDAAKSGMLGSRELVDLVVARAAEGQLGFFTVDPVMIATSGHRLLAADAVDAVRTHLLPVADLITPNLPEAALLIGDDEPEAQTAEAMRDQALRLLERGPGAVLLKGGHGSADEVIDILATADGQVREFSHPRVTTPNTHGTGCTLSAAITAEVAVLGRERAAIGPDLLGEAVGNALDFLARALNSAADWQLSLDPEGAHGPVDHQVDIVRGQPA; encoded by the coding sequence GTGATCACCCGGCCGCCGATCACCTTGTCCATCGCCGGCACCGACCCCTCCGGGGGTGCCGGAATCCACGCCGACCTCAAGACCTTCACTGCGCGTAAGACCATGGGCACGACCGTCATCACCGCCCTCGTCGCCCAGAACACCCACGGGGTGTCCCACGTCTACCCGATCGACGTCGATTTCGTCGCCGATCAGTTCGACTCCGTGCTCGACGACCTGCCCGTCGATGCGGCGAAGTCGGGGATGCTCGGCAGCCGCGAACTCGTCGACCTCGTCGTCGCCCGCGCCGCGGAAGGCCAGCTCGGTTTCTTCACCGTCGACCCGGTGATGATCGCGACCTCCGGCCACCGCCTCCTGGCTGCCGATGCCGTCGATGCCGTGCGCACCCACCTGCTGCCCGTCGCCGACCTCATCACCCCCAACCTCCCCGAGGCGGCCCTGCTCATCGGTGATGACGAACCAGAGGCACAGACGGCGGAGGCCATGCGTGACCAGGCGCTACGTCTGCTCGAGCGCGGTCCCGGCGCGGTCCTCCTCAAGGGCGGGCACGGCAGCGCCGACGAGGTCATCGACATCCTCGCCACCGCCGACGGCCAGGTCCGCGAGTTCAGCCACCCCCGCGTGACGACTCCGAACACGCACGGAACCGGGTGCACCCTCTCGGCCGCGATCACCGCCGAGGTGGCCGTCCTCGGCCGCGAACGCGCAGCGATCGGGCCCGACCTCCTCGGCGAGGCTGTCGGCAATGCGCTCGACTTTCTTGCGCGCGCACTGAACTCGGCGGCGGACTGGCAGCTGAGCCTGGATCCGGAGGGCGCGCACGGACCCGTCGACCACCAGGTCGACATCGTCCGCGGCCAGCCCGCGTGA
- a CDS encoding TenA family protein: MTVNYTAGPLTTQLWDRVRPIVKQIEALPFLSQLADGSLDPKAFVNYISQDSLYLNGYAKAMSFLAAKTVDREESRFWAGSAAEAITVEEEMHAELLADARLASALEELTAEGARFKASPTTLGYVSFLVATASSRSYGEGVAGVLPCFWVYAHMGKVLVEQAGQMAEDHPYRTWVQTYDSPDFDESTRHAVQILEQELAKAPSEEAARMRAAFEQACVFELHFWASAHAMQNWDVSVFLPEGVTV, encoded by the coding sequence ATGACCGTCAACTACACCGCGGGCCCGCTGACCACCCAGCTGTGGGACCGGGTCCGCCCCATCGTCAAGCAGATCGAAGCCCTGCCGTTCCTCTCCCAGCTCGCCGATGGCAGCCTCGATCCGAAGGCGTTCGTCAACTACATCTCACAGGACAGCCTGTACCTCAACGGGTACGCCAAGGCCATGTCATTCCTGGCCGCGAAGACCGTCGACCGCGAGGAATCCCGGTTCTGGGCCGGATCCGCCGCCGAGGCGATCACCGTCGAAGAGGAAATGCACGCGGAGCTGCTCGCCGACGCCCGACTCGCCTCGGCGCTGGAGGAGCTCACCGCGGAAGGCGCCCGATTCAAGGCCTCCCCGACGACTCTGGGATATGTATCCTTCCTCGTCGCCACGGCCTCCAGCCGATCCTATGGTGAAGGCGTCGCCGGAGTCCTGCCCTGCTTCTGGGTCTACGCACATATGGGCAAGGTCCTCGTCGAGCAGGCCGGCCAGATGGCCGAGGACCACCCCTACCGCACCTGGGTGCAGACCTATGACTCACCGGACTTCGACGAATCGACCCGCCACGCCGTGCAGATCCTCGAACAGGAACTCGCGAAGGCCCCGAGCGAGGAAGCCGCCCGAATGCGCGCCGCCTTCGAACAGGCCTGCGTCTTCGAACTCCACTTCTGGGCCTCGGCGCACGCGATGCAGAACTGGGACGTCTCCGTGTTCCTGCCCGAAGGCGTCACCGTCTGA
- a CDS encoding DUF1648 domain-containing protein, with the protein MTSPAQPHRNPPGETVALIFAIVSILVFLGCSVWFWVQAPDNVATHFDSGGQPDDWTSTAGLLWIFVPLGVGLPALMSIRPLFEKLPISLINAPSKEYWLEHGEKDFLLSCLMELMRTVAGLTALLFASILVIIMREARSATMPEWMTLVPTAVFLIAVGLALWRLCRRLTPPR; encoded by the coding sequence ATGACTTCCCCAGCACAGCCGCATCGGAACCCACCGGGTGAGACAGTCGCGCTCATTTTTGCGATCGTCTCGATCCTCGTCTTCCTCGGGTGCTCCGTCTGGTTCTGGGTGCAGGCTCCGGACAACGTGGCAACTCACTTCGACTCCGGTGGACAGCCCGACGATTGGACGTCGACGGCCGGCCTCCTCTGGATCTTCGTGCCGTTGGGAGTCGGGTTGCCCGCCCTCATGTCGATCCGGCCGTTGTTCGAGAAGCTGCCGATCTCGCTCATCAACGCCCCGTCGAAGGAGTATTGGCTCGAACACGGTGAGAAGGACTTTCTCCTCAGCTGCCTCATGGAGCTCATGCGCACCGTCGCCGGGCTCACCGCTCTGCTCTTCGCCTCGATCCTCGTCATCATCATGAGAGAGGCGCGTTCGGCGACGATGCCGGAGTGGATGACCCTTGTTCCGACCGCCGTATTCCTCATCGCAGTCGGACTCGCGCTGTGGAGGCTCTGCCGCAGGCTCACCCCACCGAGGTGA
- a CDS encoding cysteine desulfurase family protein → MTARLYLDTAAAAPVRREALEAAWPYLAGAFGNPSSHHEFGRGPAEALADARARVAKVLGLRATDITFTSGGTEADNLAIIGMALGAQAQGRVGTTAPPRRHIVTSPIEHEAVLASVDFLARVHGFTVIEAAPTPDGTVTPEALAEAIRPDTVLVTLGYANNEVGTVADIPSLAGIAHEAGALFHTDAVQAAGWLPLAGLGVDALSLAGHKVGAPKGIGVAAIRARIPVEPLIHGGGQESGRRSGTENVALAVAFATALELAEAERTEAADRVRAIRDEFIAAVLGSVPGAFLTGAADSRTPNHASFCFSNTSGEAVLLELERLGVTASSGSACAVGSDEPSHVLTALGIAAEVAQTSVRFTFPSSITAEQGRDAAQAVIAAAESLAAAFA, encoded by the coding sequence ATGACCGCGCGCCTCTACCTCGACACCGCGGCCGCCGCCCCCGTGCGCCGGGAGGCCCTCGAAGCCGCATGGCCGTATCTGGCCGGAGCCTTCGGCAATCCCTCGAGCCATCACGAATTCGGTCGCGGGCCCGCCGAGGCTCTCGCCGATGCCCGCGCCCGGGTGGCGAAGGTGCTGGGCCTGCGAGCCACGGACATCACGTTCACCAGCGGCGGCACCGAGGCGGACAACCTCGCGATCATCGGCATGGCCCTCGGCGCACAGGCTCAGGGTCGGGTCGGGACCACGGCGCCGCCTCGGCGGCATATCGTCACCTCCCCCATCGAGCACGAGGCGGTGCTCGCCTCGGTGGATTTTCTGGCCCGCGTCCACGGATTCACCGTCATCGAGGCGGCCCCGACCCCCGACGGGACCGTCACCCCCGAGGCCCTCGCCGAGGCGATCCGCCCGGACACCGTGCTTGTGACCCTGGGTTATGCGAACAATGAGGTCGGCACGGTCGCCGACATTCCTTCTTTGGCCGGCATCGCCCACGAGGCCGGGGCCCTGTTCCATACGGATGCGGTTCAGGCGGCCGGGTGGCTGCCGCTGGCCGGGCTGGGTGTCGATGCCCTCAGCTTGGCCGGACACAAGGTCGGTGCACCGAAGGGCATCGGGGTCGCCGCGATCCGCGCCCGCATCCCCGTCGAACCGCTCATCCACGGCGGCGGTCAGGAATCCGGCCGGCGCTCGGGCACTGAGAATGTGGCCCTGGCCGTCGCGTTCGCCACGGCCCTCGAACTCGCCGAGGCGGAGCGGACCGAAGCCGCCGACCGTGTCCGGGCCATCCGCGATGAGTTCATCGCCGCTGTCCTCGGCAGCGTGCCCGGGGCGTTCCTCACGGGTGCGGCCGATTCGCGGACTCCGAATCATGCGTCATTCTGCTTCTCGAACACTTCCGGCGAGGCGGTCCTGCTCGAGCTCGAACGCCTCGGGGTGACGGCTTCGAGCGGTTCGGCCTGCGCGGTCGGCTCCGACGAACCCTCGCATGTGCTCACGGCGTTGGGCATCGCCGCAGAGGTCGCGCAGACGAGTGTGCGCTTCACGTTCCCATCCTCGATCACGGCCGAACAGGGACGCGATGCTGCGCAGGCAGTCATCGCTGCGGCCGAGAGCCTCGCCGCCGCCTTCGCCTGA
- the nadC gene encoding carboxylating nicotinate-nucleotide diphosphorylase, whose amino-acid sequence MLTTTTIDSALRIALDEDAPWGDITGEVFIPESASAKADLRAREDGVLAGLEVFARAFTLLDPTVTVELAAADGDAFTTGQVLATVAGPARAVLQAERIALNFCQRMSGIATQTRAFVDAAAGRARIVDTRKTTPGLRAFEKHAVVCGGGHNHRFGLSDAVMAKDNHLAVLIGEGLSVAEALRSARARLPHTTMLEVEVDRLDQVPEVLEGGADIIMLDNFTPAQLREGVDLIDGRAVVEASGNVTLETIPEIAATGVDVISSGALTHSACSIDLGLDLTLEA is encoded by the coding sequence ATGCTGACGACCACGACCATCGACTCCGCACTCCGGATCGCCCTCGACGAGGACGCCCCCTGGGGCGATATCACCGGCGAGGTCTTCATCCCCGAGTCCGCCTCGGCGAAGGCCGATCTGCGCGCCCGCGAAGACGGAGTCCTCGCCGGACTCGAGGTCTTCGCCCGCGCCTTCACCCTTCTCGACCCGACCGTCACCGTCGAGCTCGCCGCCGCCGATGGCGACGCATTCACCACCGGCCAGGTGCTCGCCACCGTCGCCGGTCCGGCACGGGCGGTGCTGCAGGCCGAGCGGATCGCATTGAACTTCTGCCAGCGGATGAGCGGAATCGCCACCCAGACCCGCGCCTTCGTCGATGCCGCCGCCGGGCGGGCACGCATCGTCGACACCCGCAAGACGACTCCGGGGCTGCGGGCGTTCGAGAAGCACGCCGTGGTGTGCGGCGGCGGTCACAATCACCGTTTCGGGCTCTCCGATGCGGTCATGGCCAAGGACAATCACCTCGCCGTGCTCATCGGTGAAGGGCTCAGCGTCGCCGAGGCCCTCCGGTCCGCCCGCGCCCGCCTGCCGCATACGACGATGCTCGAGGTCGAGGTCGACCGGCTCGACCAGGTGCCTGAGGTCCTCGAGGGCGGGGCGGATATCATCATGCTCGACAACTTCACCCCGGCTCAGCTGCGCGAAGGCGTCGACCTCATCGACGGCCGTGCCGTCGTCGAAGCCAGCGGCAATGTCACTCTGGAGACGATCCCGGAGATCGCCGCCACCGGCGTCGACGTCATCTCCTCGGGGGCACTGACCCACAGCGCCTGCTCGATCGATCTCGGTCTCGATCTCACCCTCGAGGCCTGA
- the nadB gene encoding L-aspartate oxidase, which yields MSRVIVAGSGIAGLTAALHLSDRHTVTLVTKDRLGESNTEWAQGGIAGVIGPDDTVGSHVSDTLTAGAGHCDPEAVRSLCEAGGDAIVSLAEAGVDFDTGPTGAWSRGLEGAHSHPRIFHAGGDATGRAISIALAETLRAETAAGRVTQLEDTMLVDILTEDDKHRPVRARGVTVLRKGRLEHLSADAIVLATGGAGQVFAHTTNPSAATGDGLAAAIRAGAEVADLEFFQFHPTALPGPGFLISEAVRGAGALLLDERGHRFMCDIDDRAELASRDVVALALHRRQAAQGGRPCFLDARAVPDVSAKFPSITAGLAAHGLDLSRDLIPVTPAAHYFMGGVATDRDGRTTIAGLFAIGEVACTGVHGANRLASNSLLEGAVFAARAAAAIDACPASTPAADLTTPRPDLRSEVNHSLNHEHHLPQFEPFHQTALTRTELQALTWAHLGVERTATGLRTLLDRLGEDGPGEGHTDKGRPGERDHRTSGPAVRSVDALEIANLALIAEHMARHALAREHSLGAHTRTDTTITPSTALLQEATAC from the coding sequence ATGAGCCGGGTCATCGTCGCAGGCTCCGGGATCGCGGGGCTGACCGCGGCACTGCACCTCTCCGACCGCCATACGGTCACGCTCGTGACGAAGGACCGCCTCGGCGAGTCGAACACGGAATGGGCGCAGGGCGGCATCGCCGGTGTCATCGGTCCTGATGACACGGTCGGCTCCCACGTCTCGGATACGCTCACGGCAGGTGCCGGGCACTGTGACCCTGAGGCCGTGCGCAGCCTGTGCGAGGCAGGTGGGGACGCGATCGTCTCCCTCGCCGAGGCAGGGGTGGACTTCGACACCGGTCCGACCGGAGCCTGGTCCCGGGGGCTGGAGGGGGCACATTCGCATCCGCGCATCTTCCATGCCGGAGGCGATGCGACCGGGCGGGCGATCAGCATCGCGCTGGCGGAGACGCTGCGCGCCGAGACGGCCGCGGGGCGGGTCACACAGCTCGAGGACACGATGCTCGTCGACATCCTCACCGAAGACGACAAGCACCGACCGGTTCGAGCCAGGGGAGTCACTGTTCTCCGCAAGGGCCGCCTCGAACACCTGTCCGCCGATGCGATCGTGCTTGCCACAGGTGGTGCCGGGCAGGTCTTTGCGCACACGACGAACCCGTCCGCTGCGACCGGAGACGGTCTGGCCGCGGCCATCCGTGCCGGCGCCGAGGTCGCCGACCTCGAGTTCTTCCAGTTCCACCCCACTGCCCTCCCTGGTCCCGGCTTCCTCATCTCCGAGGCCGTCCGCGGCGCCGGTGCCCTCCTCCTCGACGAGCGGGGCCACCGGTTCATGTGCGATATCGACGATCGCGCCGAGCTCGCCTCCCGTGATGTCGTCGCTCTCGCCCTGCATCGCCGTCAGGCAGCTCAGGGCGGACGTCCTTGCTTCCTCGATGCACGGGCCGTCCCGGACGTGTCAGCGAAGTTCCCGAGCATCACCGCGGGGCTTGCCGCTCACGGCCTCGACCTGTCCCGAGATCTCATTCCCGTCACTCCTGCCGCCCACTACTTCATGGGCGGGGTGGCCACTGACCGCGACGGCCGTACGACCATCGCGGGTCTCTTCGCCATCGGCGAGGTCGCCTGCACAGGAGTCCACGGAGCCAACCGGCTGGCCTCGAACTCCCTGCTCGAAGGCGCGGTCTTCGCCGCCCGCGCCGCCGCAGCGATCGACGCATGCCCGGCCAGTACGCCCGCGGCAGACCTCACCACGCCCAGACCAGACCTCCGCTCCGAGGTCAACCACTCACTGAACCACGAACATCACCTCCCCCAGTTCGAACCATTCCACCAGACGGCACTGACACGAACCGAGCTGCAGGCTCTGACCTGGGCTCATCTGGGCGTGGAACGCACGGCCACGGGCCTGCGGACCCTGCTCGACCGCCTCGGCGAAGATGGCCCCGGCGAAGGCCACACTGACAAAGGTCGCCCCGGCGAACGTGACCATCGCACCAGCGGCCCAGCCGTGAGGAGCGTCGACGCACTCGAGATCGCGAATCTCGCCCTCATCGCCGAGCACATGGCTCGGCATGCGCTGGCCCGGGAGCACAGCCTCGGCGCGCATACACGCACCGACACCACGATCACGCCGTCCACTGCCCTGCTTCAGGAGGCCACCGCATGCTGA